In a single window of the Bacillus clarus genome:
- a CDS encoding DUF4430 domain-containing protein, giving the protein MSKMKWFISLMLSLGLLAGCEEAAVKPEKKIEPKQEEVAKQEKPKPEEKQAEPEPKQQEEQKEKQEQKVEEKPKEEQPQEQPEVKKEEKPQEQLAATKQPEQQKAQEEKQQQPKAQEVKEEAKVVNQPKETPKQEQKVDPNKGQQQVTVPNPQESKPESNTIQKPEPQAKQVTISVKGHEGYLLGAKKVDVQEGDTVYKVLQSTGLDVDASGSKDSIYVKGINDLYEKGVTATSGWKYRVNGAFPNRSAGVVTVKPGDIIEWVYVLK; this is encoded by the coding sequence ATGAGTAAGATGAAGTGGTTCATTTCTTTAATGCTTTCGCTCGGGCTACTTGCTGGATGTGAAGAGGCAGCTGTAAAGCCTGAGAAGAAAATAGAACCAAAACAAGAAGAGGTAGCAAAACAAGAAAAACCGAAACCGGAAGAGAAACAAGCTGAACCGGAGCCGAAGCAGCAAGAAGAGCAGAAAGAGAAACAAGAACAAAAAGTAGAAGAGAAGCCGAAAGAGGAACAGCCACAGGAACAGCCTGAAGTAAAGAAAGAAGAGAAACCTCAGGAACAACTTGCCGCTACTAAACAACCAGAACAGCAAAAAGCACAAGAAGAGAAACAACAGCAACCGAAAGCACAAGAAGTAAAAGAAGAAGCGAAGGTTGTTAATCAGCCGAAAGAAACGCCAAAGCAGGAGCAAAAAGTAGATCCAAATAAAGGGCAACAACAAGTAACTGTTCCGAATCCGCAAGAATCGAAACCAGAATCAAATACAATACAAAAACCAGAACCACAAGCAAAACAAGTCACTATCTCAGTAAAAGGTCATGAAGGATACTTATTAGGTGCGAAAAAGGTTGATGTACAAGAAGGCGATACTGTTTATAAAGTGTTGCAGAGTACAGGATTAGATGTTGATGCAAGTGGATCAAAAGATAGTATTTATGTAAAAGGTATTAATGATTTATATGAAAAAGGTGTTACTGCGACTAGTGGGTGGAAATATCGTGTGAACGGTGCATTTCCAAACCGTAGTGCTGGTGTAGTTACAGTAAAACCAGGAGATATAATTGAGTGGGTGTATGTATTAAAATAA
- a CDS encoding DUF4430 domain-containing protein has translation MVILRKWLLTSLMAVTLVFVSFANTVHITFAEGNTAKLAIIGESQKGIMLCPKEEQIEDGETALSLLQKVMGDKVTSETMSFGTYVKGIDGLMAGDTSGWMYDVNDKSAEVGADSYKLESGDVVVFRFVSDWSNMSQETLKETLDKIGTCKIEDPNGGKTDETKPEGQDGKTPDGNKSEGQDGKTPDGNKPEGQDGKTPDGNKPEGQDGKTPDGNKPEGQDGKTPGGTTEQPKQENIRVAATQVNEAISKTSEKMLQDGIESDWVALGLSRSGKNIPIEAQLNYVKAVTEKVEKRINRFSATDLARTIIMMNAMNADPKKVGGHNLVQKLYESDKVNSVTGYTFALLAFDTKKYEIPVESKWNRVALVEALLNTQHTDGGWTYDSAGSKDSASNVDVTGMVLSALAPYQDRPDVKPAVQKAVAYLYNEQLKNGGFSADGKENSNSTAQAIIGLSLVKDIDQNRLHKAVQSLLSYQLPNGEFKWLPSDQNGSGMATEQALLALLQFKDIGKSIYAWSNVVVDEVIKPKPIEEPEKVVEPENNVVDKEVTEEQKQVQQETKDETVKVVVDNEPVKNKKSGNGSRLPKTGASSHSAATEVGMGVLCIASAYVLWRRKAA, from the coding sequence ATGGTAATATTAAGAAAATGGCTGCTTACGTCGTTAATGGCAGTTACACTTGTATTTGTTTCTTTTGCGAATACGGTACATATTACGTTTGCTGAAGGAAATACAGCAAAACTTGCAATTATTGGCGAATCACAAAAGGGTATTATGTTATGTCCGAAAGAAGAGCAAATTGAAGATGGGGAAACAGCTTTAAGTTTGCTACAAAAAGTCATGGGGGACAAAGTAACATCTGAAACAATGTCGTTTGGAACATATGTAAAAGGCATTGATGGCTTAATGGCTGGGGACACAAGCGGTTGGATGTACGATGTAAATGATAAATCTGCAGAAGTTGGAGCAGATAGTTATAAATTAGAGTCTGGAGACGTTGTTGTATTCCGTTTCGTTTCAGACTGGAGCAATATGAGCCAAGAAACATTGAAAGAAACGTTAGATAAGATTGGAACTTGTAAAATAGAAGATCCTAACGGTGGCAAAACTGACGAAACAAAACCAGAAGGTCAAGATGGTAAAACACCAGATGGGAACAAATCAGAAGGTCAAGATGGTAAAACACCAGATGGGAACAAACCAGAAGGTCAAGATGGTAAAACACCAGATGGGAACAAACCAGAAGGTCAAGATGGTAAAACACCAGATGGGAATAAACCAGAAGGTCAAGACGGTAAAACGCCAGGTGGAACAACAGAACAACCAAAGCAAGAGAACATTCGAGTTGCAGCAACACAAGTAAACGAAGCAATTTCTAAAACGTCTGAAAAGATGTTACAAGATGGAATTGAAAGTGATTGGGTAGCATTAGGCCTTTCTCGTTCTGGAAAGAATATACCAATTGAGGCGCAATTAAATTATGTTAAGGCAGTAACAGAAAAAGTGGAAAAGCGTATTAATCGTTTTTCAGCAACAGATTTAGCTAGAACGATTATTATGATGAATGCAATGAATGCAGACCCTAAAAAGGTAGGCGGACATAACTTAGTTCAAAAATTGTATGAATCAGATAAGGTGAATTCTGTTACAGGTTATACATTTGCTTTACTTGCATTTGATACGAAGAAATATGAGATTCCAGTTGAATCAAAATGGAATCGAGTTGCTTTAGTAGAAGCGCTTTTAAACACTCAGCATACGGATGGTGGCTGGACTTATGATAGTGCAGGTAGTAAAGATAGTGCAAGTAACGTTGATGTAACAGGTATGGTTTTATCAGCATTAGCTCCTTATCAAGATCGACCAGATGTGAAACCAGCTGTACAAAAAGCTGTTGCGTATTTATATAACGAACAACTAAAAAATGGCGGTTTTTCTGCTGATGGAAAAGAAAATTCGAATAGTACTGCGCAAGCGATTATTGGATTATCACTTGTTAAAGATATAGATCAAAATCGCCTTCATAAGGCAGTGCAAAGTCTGCTGTCATATCAGCTTCCAAATGGTGAATTCAAATGGTTACCAAGTGATCAAAACGGTAGTGGAATGGCTACAGAGCAAGCTCTTTTAGCGTTGCTTCAATTTAAAGATATCGGTAAGTCTATTTATGCTTGGTCTAATGTAGTCGTTGATGAAGTAATTAAGCCGAAACCGATTGAAGAGCCAGAAAAGGTAGTCGAACCGGAAAATAATGTAGTAGATAAAGAAGTTACAGAAGAACAAAAACAAGTACAACAAGAAACAAAAGATGAAACTGTAAAAGTTGTTGTAGATAACGAACCGGTTAAAAATAAAAAATCCGGAAACGGTAGCAGGCTACCAAAAACAGGAGCATCTTCTCATAGTGCAGCTACAGAAGTAGGTATGGGTGTATTATGTATTGCTTCTGCATATGTATTATGGAGACGTAAAGCAGCTTAA
- the rraA gene encoding ribonuclease E activity regulator RraA, with the protein MWKTTDLCDEFESELQICRQSFRSFGKKEQFYGKIATVKVKDDNVLVKEGLQTLPEGTVLVVDGGASTNCALLGDNLAAIAEERKLAGIIVNGYVRDSSELKNINIGILALGTMPNRSVKEGKGERNISLQFGKVEWKPNEYVYVDEDGVIISEKSLHS; encoded by the coding sequence ATGTGGAAAACTACGGATCTGTGTGATGAGTTTGAAAGTGAATTACAAATATGTCGCCAGTCTTTTCGGTCTTTTGGGAAGAAAGAACAATTTTATGGAAAAATTGCAACGGTAAAAGTGAAAGATGATAATGTACTAGTGAAAGAGGGATTGCAAACATTGCCAGAAGGAACGGTATTAGTTGTTGATGGAGGAGCCTCTACTAATTGTGCGTTACTCGGCGATAATTTGGCAGCTATTGCAGAAGAAAGAAAACTGGCAGGGATTATTGTAAATGGATATGTTCGTGATTCTAGTGAACTGAAAAATATTAATATTGGTATTTTAGCGTTAGGGACGATGCCAAATAGAAGTGTAAAAGAGGGAAAAGGAGAACGAAATATTTCATTGCAATTTGGAAAAGTGGAATGGAAGCCAAATGAATATGTTTATGTTGATGAGGATGGCGTTATTATTAGTGAAAAGAGTTTGCATAGTTAG
- a CDS encoding YfcC family protein, with amino-acid sequence MQLQTETKKQPSQSKFKMPDAYVLLFFIALLCAIATYFVPAGEFKRVPNGTVTTTIPGSYHSVPQSPVGFVSFFTAIEKGMTLAAPIIFLILFTGGAIAILEKTGALDGLIYHVINKFRNQQLLFICIVAALFSILGTTGIIVNSVIGFIPIGIIVARTLKWDAIVGVAIIYLGTYAGFNATILSPSPLDISQKIAELPMFSGIGLRIAIYISFLLATILYIHWYVKRLKKSNKGSMLGDNWFPSNALSSGEETQKTEVPWTMRHKLILLVSALSLIVFLIGAFRLHWTDAEMTATFIFIAIVAGMIGGMKANDIASTFLTGCQKLIYGALIVGMARCISVILEQGKLLDTIVNQLAQALEGQSPVFGVLGMYVSSAALHFLISSGTGESVIFIPILAPLADFMHITRQVTVQAVMLGEGVVNCLNPTSGVLMGVLAASGISYGKWIRFMAPLALIWFIIGLVFLIVGVNIEWGPY; translated from the coding sequence ATGCAATTACAAACTGAGACGAAAAAACAGCCTAGTCAATCAAAATTTAAAATGCCTGATGCATATGTACTTCTATTTTTTATTGCTTTACTTTGCGCTATTGCTACTTATTTTGTTCCCGCTGGAGAGTTTAAAAGGGTTCCAAACGGCACTGTTACAACAACAATACCAGGAAGTTACCATTCTGTTCCACAATCGCCTGTAGGGTTTGTTTCCTTTTTTACCGCTATTGAAAAAGGAATGACACTTGCTGCTCCTATCATCTTTTTAATTTTATTTACAGGCGGTGCCATTGCAATTCTTGAAAAAACAGGTGCTCTTGACGGTCTAATCTATCATGTTATTAACAAATTTCGTAATCAGCAATTACTTTTCATTTGTATTGTCGCAGCACTCTTTTCCATTCTTGGAACGACTGGCATTATCGTTAACTCAGTTATCGGTTTTATCCCCATTGGTATCATCGTTGCACGCACATTAAAATGGGACGCTATCGTCGGCGTAGCAATTATCTATTTAGGCACTTATGCTGGTTTTAATGCTACTATTTTATCTCCCTCACCTTTAGATATTTCACAAAAAATCGCAGAACTTCCGATGTTTTCAGGGATTGGTTTACGTATAGCAATCTATATATCTTTTTTACTTGCTACCATTCTTTATATTCATTGGTATGTAAAACGCTTAAAGAAATCGAATAAAGGAAGCATGCTTGGAGACAACTGGTTTCCAAGTAATGCTCTTTCAAGTGGAGAAGAAACGCAGAAAACAGAAGTTCCTTGGACAATGCGTCATAAGTTAATTTTACTCGTTTCAGCTTTATCATTAATTGTATTTTTAATAGGTGCTTTTCGGCTACATTGGACGGATGCAGAAATGACCGCTACTTTTATTTTCATAGCAATTGTAGCGGGAATGATAGGTGGTATGAAAGCAAACGATATCGCCTCTACTTTTCTAACAGGCTGCCAAAAACTTATATACGGTGCGTTAATCGTCGGAATGGCCCGCTGTATTTCAGTCATTTTAGAACAAGGAAAATTGCTGGACACAATCGTTAACCAACTAGCGCAGGCTCTCGAAGGACAAAGCCCTGTATTTGGCGTTCTTGGTATGTATGTAAGTAGTGCTGCATTACATTTCCTCATTTCATCAGGGACAGGTGAATCTGTTATTTTCATTCCGATATTAGCTCCATTAGCTGATTTCATGCACATTACACGCCAAGTTACAGTACAGGCTGTTATGCTTGGAGAAGGTGTAGTAAATTGCTTAAATCCAACTTCAGGTGTTTTAATGGGCGTTCTCGCAGCGAGCGGCATTTCTTACGGAAAATGGATTCGATTCATGGCTCCACTTGCACTCATTTGGTTTATCATTGGACTTGTTTTTCTTATTGTTGGAGTGAATATTGAGTGGGGGCCATATTGA
- a CDS encoding endonuclease I family protein yields the protein MMFRNTKLAMVTLSSFFILGSASLSFIDTTYGEVVSASPKVDKVSTQEVTVKNYDDTYYNNAIGKTGLELKKELHNIIDNHTKISYNAVWEALRDTDEDPNNKNNVLLLYTGRSQGKFTNGSGVNNWNREHVWAKSHGDFGTAAGPGTDLHHLRATDVSVNSSRGNLDFDNGGVNHSEATECKYDSDSWEPRDSVKGDIARMLFYMAVRYEGDNGEIDLELNEKVNNNKDPYMGKLSVLLKWNEQDPVDDLERKRNEVIFTKYQHNRNPFIDHPEWVNKIWN from the coding sequence ATGATGTTCCGAAATACAAAACTTGCTATGGTTACGCTATCTTCATTTTTTATTTTAGGTTCTGCATCTTTATCATTTATAGATACGACATATGGTGAAGTAGTTTCTGCGTCTCCGAAAGTAGATAAGGTTTCAACACAAGAGGTTACTGTAAAAAACTATGACGATACATATTATAATAATGCTATAGGAAAAACGGGTTTAGAATTAAAGAAGGAACTGCATAATATTATTGATAATCACACAAAGATATCATACAATGCAGTTTGGGAAGCGCTAAGAGATACTGATGAAGATCCAAATAATAAAAATAATGTTCTGCTCCTATATACAGGGCGTTCACAAGGGAAATTTACGAATGGTTCAGGAGTTAATAACTGGAACCGAGAGCATGTTTGGGCAAAATCTCACGGTGATTTTGGAACGGCTGCAGGACCTGGAACGGATTTGCATCATTTAAGAGCGACGGATGTATCTGTAAATAGTTCACGTGGAAATTTGGATTTTGATAATGGCGGTGTGAATCATTCAGAAGCGACAGAATGTAAATATGATAGTGATTCTTGGGAACCTCGTGATAGTGTAAAAGGAGATATTGCTAGAATGCTATTTTACATGGCTGTTCGTTATGAAGGAGACAACGGCGAAATAGATTTAGAGCTTAATGAAAAAGTGAATAACAATAAAGATCCATATATGGGGAAACTATCTGTTTTGTTAAAATGGAATGAACAAGACCCTGTCGATGATTTAGAGCGAAAGCGTAATGAAGTGATTTTTACAAAATATCAACATAATCGTAATCCTTTTATTGATCATCCTGAATGGGTAAATAAAATTTGGAACTAA